Proteins from one Shewanella pealeana ATCC 700345 genomic window:
- a CDS encoding peptidylprolyl isomerase: protein MITLHTNHGEIKLALNAEKAPNTAANFINYVKEGFYDGTVFHRVIDGFMIQGGGFTEDMGQKRPNETIENEANNGLSNKIGTIAMARTSDPHSATAQFFINVGDNTFLDFKSESAQGWGYCVFGEVVEGMDVVNKIKAVSTGNRGMHQDVPLETVIIEKVTIEE from the coding sequence ATGATCACATTGCATACCAACCACGGCGAAATCAAACTAGCCCTAAATGCTGAAAAAGCACCAAACACTGCAGCTAACTTCATTAACTATGTTAAAGAAGGTTTCTACGATGGTACTGTTTTTCACCGTGTAATCGACGGTTTCATGATCCAAGGTGGTGGTTTCACTGAAGATATGGGTCAAAAGCGTCCTAACGAAACAATTGAAAACGAAGCCAATAACGGTTTATCGAACAAAATCGGTACTATCGCTATGGCGCGTACTTCTGATCCACATTCAGCGACAGCTCAGTTCTTCATCAACGTTGGCGACAACACTTTCCTAGACTTTAAGTCTGAGTCTGCGCAAGGCTGGGGTTACTGTGTATTCGGTGAAGTAGTTGAAGGTATGGACGTAGTTAACAAGATCAAAGCAGTTAGCACTGGTAACCGTGGCATGCATCAAGATGTTCCTCTTGAGACTGTTATCATCGAAAAAGTGACTATCGAAGAGTAA
- a CDS encoding UDP-2,3-diacylglucosamine diphosphatase: MRTLFVGDLHLSADRPDITQAFLEFLDTQLHDTDALYILGDLFEVWVGDDIAEPFVNQLVDAIKHASEKLPVYFIHGNRDFLIGEAFAKRCGMTLLPEVYSLDLYGVSTVILHGDSLCTLDKSYQRFRAFRNQGWAKWLYAHLPKSKRLGIAAKLRAKSQSSNQQKSYTIMDVEPDAVMDLLDATQTQQMIHGHTHRPDIHQLAHGKRRIVVGDWYEQGSMLSVSQDGVELIELPFGK, from the coding sequence ATGCGCACTCTATTTGTGGGCGATTTGCACTTAAGTGCAGATCGCCCCGATATTACCCAAGCTTTCCTTGAATTTCTCGACACTCAACTTCACGATACCGACGCTTTATATATTCTTGGTGATCTTTTTGAAGTATGGGTTGGCGACGATATTGCTGAGCCTTTTGTCAACCAACTAGTCGATGCCATTAAACACGCCTCTGAAAAGCTGCCTGTTTACTTTATTCACGGTAATAGAGACTTTCTCATTGGAGAGGCATTTGCAAAACGCTGCGGTATGACACTATTGCCCGAGGTCTATAGCCTAGACTTATATGGCGTTTCTACGGTGATCCTACACGGCGATAGCCTATGTACCCTCGATAAGTCTTATCAACGCTTTAGAGCGTTTCGCAATCAGGGCTGGGCGAAATGGCTGTATGCTCATTTACCGAAGTCTAAACGTCTCGGTATTGCAGCGAAGCTTCGTGCTAAAAGCCAAAGCAGTAATCAGCAAAAAAGCTATACCATTATGGATGTAGAGCCTGATGCAGTAATGGACCTGCTCGACGCAACCCAAACTCAGCAGATGATCCATGGTCACACTCACCGACCTGATATACATCAACTTGCTCACGGCAAACGTCGCATCGTTGTTGGTGACTGGTATGAGCAAGGCAGCATGCTAAGTGTCAGTCAAGACGGTGTCGAGCTAATCGAGCTTCCTTTCGGCAAGTAG
- the miaE gene encoding tRNA isopentenyl-2-thiomethyl-A-37 hydroxylase MiaE, giving the protein MQQLLAPIYTFLKCETPDSWIDEAKKPERLKGLLIDHCNCELKAAQTAMFVVRKYAVDEKSGQVLQDWAKPYADFVYSQDRDVETFLANNGKKNELAAELVGRRDFAHSDDLIAKMVRLIKEEFHHFEQVLEIMHNRGIEYQSARAGRYAKGMMKQVRTHDPVTLIDKLIVGAFIEARSCERFAKLAPHLDEELKKFYISLLRSEARHYQDYLTLAQAISDTDISDRVAHFAQVEAELISSDDEDFKFHSGSPVLS; this is encoded by the coding sequence GGATTGATGAAGCTAAAAAGCCTGAACGATTAAAAGGACTATTAATTGATCACTGTAACTGTGAATTAAAAGCCGCTCAGACAGCGATGTTTGTGGTGCGAAAATATGCTGTTGATGAGAAAAGTGGCCAAGTATTGCAAGATTGGGCTAAGCCATATGCTGACTTTGTCTACAGTCAAGATAGAGATGTAGAGACGTTCTTAGCTAACAACGGTAAAAAGAATGAATTAGCAGCTGAATTAGTTGGGCGTCGTGACTTTGCCCATAGTGATGACTTGATCGCTAAAATGGTGCGCCTAATTAAAGAGGAGTTTCATCATTTCGAGCAAGTGCTTGAAATTATGCATAACCGCGGTATTGAGTACCAAAGTGCGCGGGCCGGCCGTTATGCAAAAGGCATGATGAAACAAGTCCGAACTCATGATCCTGTAACTTTAATCGATAAGCTCATTGTTGGGGCTTTCATTGAGGCTCGATCTTGTGAGCGCTTTGCCAAACTGGCGCCGCATTTAGATGAGGAGCTGAAGAAGTTTTACATATCACTTTTGCGCTCAGAGGCCCGTCACTACCAAGACTACTTAACTCTTGCGCAAGCAATATCAGATACTGATATCAGTGACCGCGTCGCACATTTTGCCCAAGTCGAAGCAGAGTTGATCTCTTCAGATGATGAAGACTTTAAGTTTCATAGTGGCTCACCTGTACTGAGTTAG